Proteins encoded by one window of Candidatus Nitrosocosmicus hydrocola:
- a CDS encoding NADH-quinone oxidoreductase subunit I, which produces MNTATGFIKALESGTKHIVMKRFTFRYPQEKLKFVGDGYQFDPKKGVGIAGTRGRHILFHDKCTGCQLCAIACEGIAEAITMVKIDEQWKQNKKSIMPQIDYGKCVFCGLCVDACPFYALYMTNDYELSSFTKSHLIYTPAQLAVKPKYDGEVEIKIGKRGAYHGR; this is translated from the coding sequence ATGAACACTGCAACAGGATTTATCAAAGCTCTTGAATCGGGTACAAAGCATATTGTTATGAAAAGATTTACTTTCCGATATCCACAAGAAAAATTGAAATTTGTAGGTGATGGTTACCAGTTTGACCCAAAAAAAGGAGTTGGAATCGCTGGGACTAGGGGTAGACATATACTATTTCATGACAAGTGTACCGGCTGTCAATTATGTGCAATCGCATGTGAGGGGATTGCAGAGGCCATAACAATGGTCAAAATTGACGAGCAATGGAAACAAAACAAGAAATCTATAATGCCTCAAATTGATTACGGTAAATGTGTCTTTTGTGGTTTGTGCGTTGATGCATGTCCATTTTATGCATTATATATGACAAACGATTACGAATTATCTTCATTTACGAAATCTCATCTGATTTATACTCCTGCCCAGCTTGCAGTCAAACCAAAGTATGATGGGGAAGTAGAAATAAAAATTGGCAAACGTGGTGCTTATCATGGTAGATAG
- the nuoK gene encoding NADH-quinone oxidoreductase subunit NuoK, with the protein MNQPTDFLYIAIILISIGIYGLVVKRNALRLIFSIELIANAVNLVLIAFSRMLPNPEGQIFVLFSIAISAAEVAVGLGIIIVAYRFYKDIDVTEYKNLKN; encoded by the coding sequence ATGAACCAACCAACTGATTTTCTATATATTGCTATAATCCTAATATCTATTGGTATCTACGGTTTAGTCGTAAAAAGAAATGCCCTGAGATTAATTTTTTCAATCGAATTGATAGCTAATGCAGTTAATCTTGTTCTTATAGCTTTTTCCAGGATGCTGCCTAATCCAGAAGGTCAGATCTTTGTGTTATTTTCTATAGCTATATCTGCAGCAGAGGTAGCAGTAGGGCTAGGAATTATCATCGTGGCCTACCGATTCTATAAGGATATAGATGTTACAGAGTACAAGAATCTCAAAAATTAA
- a CDS encoding complex I subunit 1/NuoH family protein yields MGSLTPDFRFGNFVGSIVWLVFVVLVLVTLLILPIIFFVLFYVPLPEVDGQVLTPYLFFSMMVDPSRTLPIVQFFVHTDLFRAAIFPGFGFAALIAAATIFVERKLLAKMQLRVGPLYAGKVEGIFQLLADGLKLLTKEIIVPSGADKPIFWLAPIMFVSTAAAVVALIPVADGWVVADVDVGLIAAFAILGFFPLIALLFSWASNSKYPFIGGLRALHQMIAFEIPFFLSALPVVILSSSLNLTEIARSQNLFWNIFILPINAFVFFISSLAELERIPFDLPEAESEIVAGWLTETTGMIYGLIQLGSYLKLYALAGLFVVLFLGGWSGPQIFPPELIPGAHESNLPLLQMLALDGLYNPVTVNGIFWFLIKTIIIIFLMLIVRGINPRIRIDILLHTGWYKLIVLTFINLFVVLMLIYGGVIGPGGLISIR; encoded by the coding sequence ATGGGATCGCTTACTCCTGATTTTAGATTTGGAAACTTTGTTGGCAGTATTGTATGGCTAGTTTTTGTAGTCCTTGTATTAGTTACATTACTTATACTCCCGATTATATTTTTCGTCTTGTTCTATGTGCCATTGCCGGAAGTTGATGGACAGGTTTTGACGCCGTATCTCTTCTTCTCTATGATGGTTGACCCCTCTAGAACCCTGCCTATAGTACAATTTTTTGTTCATACTGATTTGTTCAGAGCAGCTATTTTCCCTGGTTTCGGGTTTGCTGCATTAATAGCAGCAGCTACCATCTTTGTTGAACGAAAACTTTTAGCCAAGATGCAATTGCGTGTTGGACCGCTTTATGCTGGTAAGGTAGAAGGAATATTTCAGCTTCTCGCTGATGGGTTAAAGTTACTCACAAAAGAAATAATTGTACCTTCAGGAGCGGATAAACCAATATTTTGGCTCGCTCCCATAATGTTCGTATCCACCGCTGCCGCTGTTGTTGCGTTGATTCCTGTAGCTGATGGCTGGGTTGTTGCGGATGTGGACGTAGGCTTGATTGCTGCGTTTGCCATTCTAGGATTCTTTCCTTTAATAGCTCTTTTATTCTCGTGGGCAAGCAACAGTAAGTATCCATTCATTGGGGGATTGAGGGCATTGCATCAAATGATCGCCTTTGAAATACCCTTTTTCCTATCCGCATTACCAGTTGTGATCTTGTCTTCTTCGCTAAATCTAACCGAAATTGCTAGATCACAAAACCTGTTTTGGAATATATTCATACTGCCAATCAACGCTTTTGTGTTTTTCATATCTTCTTTGGCCGAACTAGAAAGAATACCGTTCGATTTACCCGAAGCTGAAAGTGAAATTGTAGCGGGTTGGTTAACCGAGACCACCGGAATGATATATGGCCTAATTCAGTTAGGTAGTTATCTAAAATTATATGCATTAGCTGGATTATTTGTAGTCCTCTTTTTAGGAGGATGGAGTGGTCCCCAAATTTTTCCACCTGAGCTGATTCCAGGAGCTCATGAATCTAACTTACCATTGTTACAAATGCTAGCTCTAGATGGATTGTACAACCCAGTAACAGTTAATGGGATATTCTGGTTCTTAATAAAGACTATCATCATAATCTTTTTGATGCTAATTGTAAGAGGTATCAATCCCAGAATTAGAATTGATATTTTGCTTCACACAGGGTGGTATAAGTTGATCGTTTTAACATTCATAAATCTGTTCGTAGTATTAATGTTGATTTACGGTGGAGTTATTGGACCGGGAGGACTGATTTCGATAAGATGA
- a CDS encoding complex I subunit 4 family protein produces the protein MVDSSYYLMVATFMPLILSPVVYFLGKRKGINITTWLTFGILAISTTLVIIPCIDLGSGGSYQEIFDWSQLGHFGLKLDGLSIPFAITIYLLSTIIVIYSKPYMVRKILIQFDQLKNSKSSNDSSAYNDTESDLYSAKDGKSMSTLLLTTDQKSYLNEQLGLYYSLYLVFAMGMLGTVLATNLFEFYVFFELMLVPSFFLIAFFGYGKRKRTALMFFFWAHVGAVIMLLGLMAMGFLSGGFDYDVVKANVSQIPAAWIAVIVAALIIGFAVKLGAFLVHVWLPDTYTDAPTPITVLISSAMTGIGAYGLIRIWIDLLSGPGNYSDYAIYINIWGLITMIYGGAMALMQKDIKRVLAYSSISSMGYLLFGIGSESVLGISGAIFMYVTHALGKGLLFMMAGGIILQTGTRNMDKLGGLGGKMPYTAVFAMIGGLTIIGVPITSGFMSEWVLFNGALQNAVVDWSSLKAVSFALAISATILTSAYILWMYKRIFYGVVPETLKNVRDSSKYVLVTMGILASLTLILGLYPDLLYKPIIGYVENLYDETPNELKPVKIGASSSQNQNQVNTTTSSGGTNGEQNNHVNNVTNTLATIMTQKTHLISGNHLVSYVTI, from the coding sequence ATGGTGGATTCTTCCTATTATCTTATGGTGGCAACATTTATGCCCTTGATATTATCTCCGGTAGTGTATTTTTTAGGTAAACGTAAGGGAATTAACATTACAACGTGGTTGACTTTTGGAATATTGGCTATCTCCACCACACTAGTAATTATTCCATGTATTGACCTGGGTTCTGGGGGTTCTTATCAAGAAATCTTTGATTGGAGTCAATTAGGCCATTTTGGGTTAAAGCTTGACGGATTGAGCATTCCCTTCGCAATAACAATTTATCTTTTATCTACAATAATTGTAATTTATTCAAAGCCGTACATGGTTAGAAAAATTTTGATACAATTTGATCAGCTCAAAAATTCAAAATCATCAAATGATAGTTCGGCTTATAATGACACTGAAAGTGATCTATATTCAGCAAAGGATGGCAAATCTATGTCGACTTTGTTGTTGACAACCGATCAAAAATCATATCTTAATGAACAACTGGGGCTATATTATTCACTTTATCTTGTATTCGCAATGGGGATGCTTGGGACTGTTTTAGCAACTAATTTGTTTGAATTTTATGTATTTTTTGAATTAATGCTTGTTCCCTCATTCTTTTTGATTGCATTTTTTGGATATGGGAAGAGAAAAAGAACTGCTTTGATGTTCTTCTTCTGGGCCCATGTCGGTGCTGTAATTATGTTACTTGGGTTGATGGCAATGGGCTTTTTGTCTGGTGGTTTTGACTATGATGTCGTCAAAGCCAACGTTTCTCAGATACCCGCGGCATGGATCGCAGTAATCGTCGCTGCATTAATTATTGGATTCGCCGTAAAATTAGGTGCTTTTCTAGTTCACGTATGGCTACCTGATACGTATACTGATGCACCAACTCCCATAACCGTATTAATTTCTTCGGCGATGACTGGTATAGGTGCATATGGTCTAATTAGAATTTGGATAGATCTGCTTTCCGGACCAGGGAATTATTCTGATTATGCGATTTATATCAACATTTGGGGTTTGATCACTATGATATATGGTGGAGCGATGGCCCTAATGCAAAAAGATATCAAACGAGTCTTGGCGTATTCAAGTATCAGTTCCATGGGATATCTACTCTTTGGAATAGGTTCAGAAAGTGTTCTCGGAATAAGCGGGGCAATATTCATGTATGTGACACATGCTTTAGGAAAGGGATTGTTGTTCATGATGGCTGGTGGAATAATTTTGCAGACTGGGACACGTAATATGGATAAATTAGGTGGATTGGGAGGCAAAATGCCATACACTGCAGTTTTTGCCATGATCGGGGGACTTACTATAATTGGTGTGCCAATCACAAGTGGATTTATGTCAGAATGGGTACTGTTTAATGGAGCATTGCAGAACGCAGTTGTTGACTGGAGTTCATTAAAGGCGGTTTCTTTTGCTTTAGCCATTTCAGCTACAATCTTGACATCTGCATATATCTTGTGGATGTATAAGAGAATATTTTATGGAGTAGTCCCAGAAACATTAAAAAATGTTCGTGATTCGAGTAAGTATGTTTTAGTTACAATGGGGATATTGGCATCTCTTACTTTGATACTTGGTTTGTATCCCGATTTACTTTACAAACCCATTATTGGATATGTCGAGAACTTGTATGACGAAACTCCTAATGAATTGAAACCCGTAAAGATTGGGGCATCTTCCTCTCAAAACCAAAACCAAGTTAATACTACTACGTCAAGTGGAGGAACAAACGGAGAACAAAACAATCACGTTAATAACGTTACTAATACTTTGGCGACCATAATGACTCAAAAGACACATTTAATTTCGGGTAACCATTTGGTTTCCTATGTTACAATATAG
- a CDS encoding NADH-quinone oxidoreductase subunit C yields the protein MSSKTRDVNSGDYAVARKNQKVENKIMDKSSPKIKQENEIELKEEDSNYPLSNNLLTSITTNFGNNTKIVYKKEYRSKIMVKPENLVETALFLRNNHGFDHAESASGTDYPSDNEIELNYHLGSYSNTDYYPYIVILSARVNRDDPKSNSLINIFPSVEYHERETYEMLGVYFLGHPRNERFILPEDWADIPPLRKDFRIKGR from the coding sequence TTGTCCTCCAAGACCAGAGACGTTAATTCAGGGGACTATGCTGTTGCAAGAAAAAATCAAAAGGTCGAAAATAAAATAATGGATAAGTCCTCTCCAAAAATCAAACAGGAAAATGAGATAGAGCTTAAAGAAGAGGATTCAAATTATCCACTGTCTAATAATTTGCTTACCTCAATAACTACTAATTTTGGAAATAACACAAAAATAGTTTACAAGAAGGAATATCGCTCCAAAATTATGGTAAAGCCAGAAAATTTAGTTGAGACAGCCCTTTTTTTGAGAAACAACCATGGCTTTGATCACGCGGAATCTGCATCAGGAACTGATTATCCCTCTGACAACGAAATTGAACTCAATTATCATCTGGGTTCTTATAGTAATACAGATTACTACCCGTATATTGTTATTTTGTCTGCGAGAGTTAACAGAGACGATCCAAAATCCAATAGTTTAATAAATATATTCCCTAGTGTCGAATACCATGAGCGTGAGACTTACGAAATGTTGGGTGTTTACTTTCTGGGTCATCCACGAAATGAGCGGTTTATCCTACCGGAAGATTGGGCAGACATACCACCACTTCGAAAGGATTTCAGAATTAAAGGGAGATAA
- a CDS encoding NADH-quinone oxidoreductase subunit D gives MTLSVGPQHPGSGHFRFVIKVDGDYIVYVDPDPGYVHRGHEKMCEYRNHFQNIPHLERPVIHDSCNITYAYSLAVEDLVGITVPRRGQFIRALASELSRLSYTLYWLAIYGIFLGHSTMFMWPAGDRELLIDLLERLTGARVTNAFNIPGGVRNDIPNNFKEKCLAQVNYFEKRIKEYDDIFFNNPLLRQRTEGVGILTKEDAIKLGVTGSVLRASGVPFDVRKVEPYDVYDEIDFQVQYMKTCDSFARAYVPVLDMRESCHIIRQLLDKMPESGDVREKLQFNIKSSPGETYKRVESGRGALGYHVVSDGSPKPYRVKASVGSFRNLLALPFLLTGSKLGDMPAIYWSLNYWPVEADR, from the coding sequence ATGACTCTGAGTGTTGGTCCTCAACATCCAGGTTCTGGACATTTTAGATTCGTAATTAAAGTGGATGGTGATTATATAGTATACGTAGATCCAGATCCTGGGTATGTACATAGGGGACACGAAAAAATGTGTGAATACCGTAATCATTTTCAAAATATACCTCATTTGGAACGACCTGTAATCCATGATTCTTGTAATATCACATATGCATATAGTTTGGCGGTTGAAGATCTCGTCGGAATTACCGTCCCTCGAAGAGGACAGTTTATTCGCGCTTTAGCATCTGAGTTAAGCAGGCTTTCATACACTCTTTACTGGTTAGCAATTTATGGAATTTTTCTGGGACATTCTACCATGTTTATGTGGCCAGCAGGAGATAGGGAATTGCTAATTGATTTGCTCGAGCGTTTAACTGGCGCAAGAGTTACTAACGCATTTAATATTCCTGGCGGAGTTCGAAATGATATTCCAAATAATTTTAAAGAGAAATGTTTGGCTCAAGTTAACTATTTTGAAAAAAGAATTAAAGAATATGATGACATATTTTTCAATAATCCGTTATTAAGACAAAGAACAGAGGGCGTAGGGATCTTAACAAAAGAAGATGCCATAAAGTTGGGGGTAACAGGCTCCGTTCTGAGGGCATCTGGAGTTCCTTTTGATGTTAGAAAAGTAGAACCCTATGACGTTTATGATGAGATTGATTTTCAAGTACAATATATGAAAACCTGTGATTCTTTTGCTCGAGCATATGTTCCGGTACTTGACATGCGCGAATCATGTCATATTATTAGACAACTTCTTGACAAAATGCCCGAATCGGGAGACGTTAGGGAAAAATTGCAGTTTAATATAAAGAGTTCACCTGGAGAAACTTATAAGCGGGTGGAGTCAGGTAGAGGTGCGTTGGGGTATCATGTGGTTAGTGATGGCTCCCCTAAACCTTATAGGGTAAAAGCCTCTGTTGGATCATTCAGAAATTTACTCGCACTGCCATTTTTGCTTACTGGTTCAAAACTTGGAGATATGCCTGCTATATATTGGTCTTTGAATTATTGGCCTGTGGAGGCTGACAGATAA
- a CDS encoding NADH-quinone oxidoreductase subunit J has product MVDSVFIGLSIITVGSAILSLESRELLYGGIALAISMLGIAGYFIILDAPFVAMFQIAVYVGAVAVLIIFTVMLVRAPNTVTKKETKKRKIAGILLGLGFLVMAISILGNSTVTQLKFSENTPVFDVREIGKGLLTYYSPVLIVLALTLASAVIGALALARREDIEERNEPTN; this is encoded by the coding sequence ATGGTAGATAGCGTTTTCATAGGGTTATCAATTATTACAGTTGGGTCAGCTATCTTATCTCTGGAGAGTAGAGAGTTACTATACGGTGGAATCGCATTAGCTATCTCGATGTTAGGAATAGCCGGTTACTTTATTATTTTAGATGCACCTTTTGTTGCGATGTTTCAGATTGCAGTATATGTTGGTGCAGTTGCGGTACTAATTATTTTTACGGTAATGCTTGTCCGGGCACCAAATACTGTTACAAAAAAAGAGACTAAAAAGAGAAAAATAGCCGGAATCTTATTGGGATTGGGTTTTCTGGTAATGGCCATTTCCATCCTTGGGAACTCTACTGTCACACAGCTTAAATTTAGTGAAAATACCCCCGTGTTTGATGTCCGGGAAATAGGGAAAGGGTTATTAACATATTACTCTCCCGTACTGATTGTTTTGGCTTTGACATTAGCAAGTGCCGTAATAGGAGCTTTGGCATTGGCTCGAAGAGAGGATATTGAGGAACGAAATGAACCAACCAACTGA
- a CDS encoding NADH-quinone oxidoreductase subunit A, with protein MAGETATQFLPILYLFGFGILAGVPSIVLSRLLMTRRRHNPVKFLPMECGQVPSGEGRSHFMMQYYSYILMFVVFDVMSIFLYAWGTTFFSIPKEATLPMIGFLGIMFAAMGYALFLAGRKGIW; from the coding sequence TTGGCAGGAGAAACCGCTACACAATTTCTTCCAATATTATATTTATTTGGGTTTGGAATTTTGGCTGGAGTCCCTTCGATAGTTTTATCAAGACTACTAATGACGAGGCGGAGACATAATCCAGTGAAATTTCTTCCCATGGAATGTGGTCAGGTACCTTCGGGAGAAGGACGATCACATTTCATGATGCAGTATTATTCGTACATTCTCATGTTTGTTGTTTTTGATGTAATGTCAATATTTCTATATGCCTGGGGTACCACATTCTTTTCTATACCTAAAGAAGCAACGTTGCCAATGATCGGATTCCTAGGAATCATGTTTGCTGCTATGGGTTATGCTTTGTTCTTAGCAGGAAGGAAAGGTATATGGTAA
- a CDS encoding NAD(P)/FAD-dependent oxidoreductase, with amino-acid sequence MRYDIAIVGGGPAGLSAAYSASKQGAKVALFEKDPSFGHNVRTSGVSWIREMENYGISKEYYNPIRDFAFISPNNEIKISGKENTACVLDVRKTYQLLASKAAAAGADLFVKSQVTDISRDSLTKINTLKITSMSGPESIESLLVIDASGFSSFVARKLGYVTEWRRYGAGAEYECYCDKVDKSTLTLMVGSMYSEAGYAWVFPLSENRVRIGVGIGKPNSPEDPIRKLNGLIVDKINPLGNMGKIQPLEFHIGLIPNQGLRAKSIYDGLILVGDSVGQANPLVLEGIRYAIEFGRLAGKVGVESLSYGSNLDSLKPYEVANKKTLEKKINSALKVQARWLGLSDTEWDKEIEIIKGLNIDEFLDFIKSDFTPSKMLRVALNHPKLLAKQLFNIVIKK; translated from the coding sequence TTGAGATATGATATTGCTATAGTAGGTGGTGGTCCCGCAGGACTCTCTGCTGCATACTCTGCTTCAAAACAGGGTGCTAAAGTTGCCCTTTTCGAAAAAGACCCATCATTTGGCCACAACGTAAGGACAAGCGGCGTAAGTTGGATAAGAGAAATGGAAAATTATGGCATTTCAAAAGAATATTACAATCCGATAAGAGACTTTGCCTTCATTTCACCTAATAATGAAATTAAGATCTCCGGAAAAGAAAATACAGCCTGTGTTTTGGATGTGAGAAAAACTTATCAGTTATTAGCCAGCAAGGCTGCAGCGGCTGGCGCCGACCTTTTTGTAAAAAGCCAAGTTACTGATATTTCTAGAGACTCACTCACTAAAATTAACACTTTAAAAATTACTTCGATGTCCGGTCCAGAATCGATCGAATCTCTTCTGGTAATAGATGCATCTGGATTTAGTAGTTTTGTTGCTAGAAAGCTGGGCTATGTAACAGAGTGGCGGAGATACGGTGCGGGGGCAGAATACGAGTGTTATTGTGATAAAGTTGATAAATCAACGCTTACGCTCATGGTGGGGAGTATGTATTCAGAGGCCGGATATGCATGGGTTTTTCCACTCTCCGAAAATAGGGTGAGAATAGGAGTAGGTATCGGCAAACCAAATTCCCCAGAAGATCCAATAAGGAAACTAAACGGGCTGATTGTAGACAAGATTAATCCTCTTGGTAATATGGGTAAAATTCAGCCTCTAGAGTTCCACATAGGACTGATACCAAATCAAGGACTAAGAGCGAAGAGCATCTACGACGGATTAATTTTGGTGGGTGATAGTGTAGGACAGGCAAATCCACTCGTTTTGGAAGGAATACGATACGCTATTGAGTTTGGTAGACTGGCAGGGAAAGTTGGAGTGGAATCTCTCTCATATGGATCTAACTTGGATTCTTTAAAACCGTATGAAGTGGCCAACAAAAAAACACTGGAGAAAAAAATAAATTCTGCACTTAAAGTCCAGGCACGATGGCTTGGTCTATCGGATACTGAATGGGATAAGGAAATCGAAATAATAAAAGGACTGAATATTGACGAATTTCTTGATTTCATAAAATCAGACTTTACTCCCTCTAAAATGCTTAGAGTTGCCTTGAATCATCCAAAATTATTGGCCAAACAATTGTTTAATATTGTCATAAAGAAGTAA
- a CDS encoding NADH-quinone oxidoreductase subunit B, with protein MIKDLVNPTNFNVLVSKLGDVLVKALDEPLGYAINWGRVWSLWPVHLETACCSVEFGAVSSPRYDAERFGILEAFGSLRQCDLIVVQGTVTRKMAPRLRMVYDQMPEPKYVIAMGACAITGGLYLDSYNVLPGIDSIVPVDVYVPGCPPRPETLIQGTMLLQEKIKRSKIK; from the coding sequence ATGATAAAAGATCTCGTTAACCCTACCAATTTTAATGTTTTAGTATCAAAGCTAGGTGATGTGCTTGTAAAAGCTTTGGACGAGCCCCTCGGTTATGCGATAAATTGGGGTCGTGTATGGTCCTTATGGCCGGTTCATTTAGAAACTGCATGCTGTAGTGTCGAATTTGGAGCAGTATCGAGTCCAAGGTATGATGCGGAAAGATTTGGTATTCTTGAAGCTTTTGGATCCTTACGACAATGTGATCTTATAGTGGTCCAAGGAACGGTAACCAGAAAAATGGCCCCTCGCCTTAGAATGGTATATGATCAAATGCCTGAGCCAAAGTATGTTATAGCAATGGGTGCATGCGCAATTACTGGGGGACTTTATTTAGATTCTTATAATGTTTTGCCCGGAATCGATAGTATTGTACCGGTAGATGTATACGTACCTGGTTGTCCTCCAAGACCAGAGACGTTAATTCAGGGGACTATGCTGTTGCAAGAAAAAATCAAAAGGTCGAAAATAAAATAA
- a CDS encoding NADH-quinone oxidoreductase subunit L, translating to MVDAIGFEGLGVNAWLIWMTPFIGAAFIPLLRKKSEKIKSYVAVGFSLLSAFLALSILPIGLSNGDIHSQIPWFSALNLEAGVLADPLAIIMSNLVAWISAAIFVYSVSYMHKEKSLIRYWFFMLFFIGSMQLIVLSDNLLMVFFGWEGVGLASYALIGFWYQDRKKDYVGKEGHTAWGIPQWTSPTHAGIKAFLLNRAGDIMMLSGMFMIFMYAGTFGFRELLADQTWAHEMMQQNLLVPAAVLIFGGAIGKSAQFPLNEWLLEAMTGPTSVSALIHAATMVKAGVFLVARIGPLFFALSVFNMQQFFEIVAWVGAITAMLLATQALVNPEIKKVLAYSTGSQIGYMMLALGIAGLSTNFVDGYTAGFFHLISHALFKASLFMAAGAILHTVHSRFMNDMGGLRKNMKKTYIFMLLASLSLAGAPLITSGFWSKDAIFASILESNYEFSSYLFFIAVTVAVMTAFYTFRMVGLVFFGKPSQNVTNIENKGHHIREVNQLMWLPFAVLAIASIAIGLVGFAFEGQLHHLFSVYLATSFGIIEGGEIEPLATASENEDVAVQPQQQAEGHAEAQDALELNPLAVIAAVTAFGVGGFLGYLFYIKRAADPTKINDNVVSKALWKFLYNRWYLNSLLYWLGVIIPLGFYRRVNKYFENILMYGINPSVQHSMVFMSKVAKAAQSGNVQTYLYVFSAGIILITLLLLS from the coding sequence ATGGTAGACGCAATTGGATTTGAGGGCTTGGGGGTTAATGCATGGCTTATTTGGATGACCCCGTTTATTGGAGCTGCATTTATTCCTCTCTTGAGGAAAAAAAGTGAGAAAATCAAGAGCTATGTAGCGGTAGGTTTTTCACTATTAAGCGCATTCTTGGCACTTAGTATTCTTCCTATTGGATTATCAAATGGGGATATTCACAGTCAGATTCCATGGTTTTCAGCACTTAACCTAGAAGCGGGAGTATTGGCTGATCCTTTGGCCATTATAATGAGCAATCTCGTTGCCTGGATCTCTGCTGCTATTTTTGTATATTCTGTTTCATATATGCATAAAGAAAAGTCACTAATTCGATATTGGTTCTTTATGTTATTCTTTATTGGATCAATGCAGCTTATTGTATTGTCCGATAATCTTTTGATGGTGTTCTTTGGATGGGAAGGAGTAGGTTTAGCATCCTATGCCCTTATTGGGTTTTGGTATCAGGACAGAAAGAAAGACTATGTTGGTAAAGAGGGTCACACTGCATGGGGGATACCTCAGTGGACTTCGCCGACCCATGCTGGTATAAAGGCCTTTTTGCTTAACCGCGCCGGTGATATAATGATGCTCTCGGGTATGTTTATGATATTCATGTATGCAGGAACGTTTGGATTTAGAGAACTACTGGCAGATCAGACCTGGGCTCATGAGATGATGCAACAGAATTTGTTGGTGCCCGCCGCGGTCCTAATATTTGGTGGGGCTATAGGCAAGTCTGCTCAATTTCCATTAAATGAATGGTTATTAGAAGCCATGACTGGCCCTACTTCTGTTTCAGCATTAATTCATGCGGCAACAATGGTAAAGGCTGGAGTATTCTTAGTGGCCCGAATAGGACCTTTGTTCTTTGCACTGTCAGTATTTAACATGCAGCAATTTTTTGAAATAGTTGCTTGGGTTGGAGCTATTACTGCGATGTTATTAGCTACGCAAGCATTGGTTAACCCTGAAATAAAAAAAGTGCTTGCATATTCTACTGGCTCTCAAATAGGGTATATGATGCTGGCTCTAGGTATAGCTGGTTTAAGTACAAATTTTGTAGATGGCTATACAGCAGGCTTTTTCCATTTAATTAGCCATGCTTTATTCAAAGCATCACTTTTCATGGCCGCAGGTGCTATACTACATACTGTACATTCAAGATTCATGAATGACATGGGTGGGTTGCGAAAGAATATGAAGAAAACGTATATCTTTATGTTGCTCGCGAGTTTGTCGTTGGCTGGGGCTCCGCTTATTACATCTGGATTCTGGAGCAAAGATGCAATATTTGCGTCTATTTTAGAATCTAACTACGAATTTTCTTCATATTTGTTTTTCATAGCGGTGACCGTAGCGGTAATGACTGCCTTCTATACATTTAGAATGGTTGGGCTAGTGTTCTTTGGCAAACCAAGTCAAAATGTAACAAATATCGAAAACAAGGGACACCACATACGAGAGGTAAACCAACTGATGTGGCTGCCTTTTGCAGTCTTGGCAATTGCATCTATAGCTATAGGTTTAGTAGGATTTGCTTTTGAAGGCCAGCTTCATCATCTATTTTCTGTTTACCTTGCTACTTCATTTGGTATAATAGAAGGCGGAGAAATTGAACCTTTAGCAACCGCATCAGAAAATGAAGACGTCGCAGTTCAGCCGCAGCAGCAAGCTGAGGGACATGCAGAAGCTCAGGATGCGTTAGAACTAAATCCATTGGCTGTAATAGCCGCAGTGACGGCATTTGGAGTAGGTGGATTTTTAGGATACCTCTTTTATATCAAAAGAGCAGCAGATCCTACCAAAATCAACGACAATGTTGTGTCAAAGGCCTTGTGGAAATTCCTTTACAACAGATGGTACCTTAACTCGCTTTTGTATTGGCTAGGTGTTATAATTCCCCTTGGCTTCTACAGAAGAGTTAACAAATACTTTGAAAATATACTAATGTATGGGATCAATCCATCAGTGCAACATTCGATGGTTTTCATGTCTAAAGTTGCTAAGGCAGCACAATCGGGTAACGTACAAACTTATCTCTATGTTTTCTCAGCGGGCATAATACTAATTACCTTGTTATTATTGAGTTAA